In Candidatus Bathyarchaeota archaeon, a genomic segment contains:
- a CDS encoding MFS transporter encodes MINIEENQKRGLARLMSPSLVIMILTHTLVHAAGNMRDTLFPLLKMEFSLTNQQIGLIVAIPSLLQFLFSVPSGIISDRFGAKKLIGASIVIAAAGAFLGSVSMTPLMFIVASTLLTLNSTLYHPPAQSYVSDIASPQDRSRVLGIWFTGGTTGVSLGPLSITILMGVLAFTWRQIYSFWVIPILLGLVGLYFLKPPTEMVEKEIRKSWENEETVDTLLNSNMILLLISGTVRRFGGGLSAGFMTIWLAESQGWNISQIGLMLAVGSLVGLVASPLGGELAYRYGDKKLFGFTLFGSYAFFALAFFLKGYWPFMLAYIIHRFFGILGMPASMTLTSKLSPPKQRGVGFALSSIPENVMRPVAAILAAVIADTYGLYPIFITTSAIYFIGLGIFHFGVRIEE; translated from the coding sequence GTGATCAATATAGAAGAGAACCAAAAGAGAGGGCTTGCCAGGCTCATGAGCCCTAGCCTGGTCATAATGATCCTTACCCACACGTTAGTCCATGCCGCGGGAAACATGCGCGACACCCTCTTCCCCCTCCTTAAGATGGAGTTCAGCCTCACAAACCAGCAAATTGGCCTCATTGTTGCTATTCCAAGCCTCCTTCAGTTCCTCTTTTCCGTCCCCAGCGGGATCATCTCCGATAGGTTTGGGGCAAAGAAGCTCATTGGGGCGAGCATAGTGATAGCTGCAGCGGGTGCCTTCCTAGGGAGCGTCTCAATGACTCCCCTGATGTTCATTGTCGCCTCCACCCTCCTAACCCTCAACTCCACTCTCTACCATCCCCCAGCCCAAAGCTACGTCTCTGACATTGCGAGCCCCCAGGACCGCTCTAGGGTCCTTGGGATCTGGTTCACCGGGGGTACCACGGGAGTAAGCTTGGGCCCCCTCTCCATCACCATACTTATGGGGGTTCTCGCATTTACCTGGCGACAGATCTACAGCTTCTGGGTCATCCCCATCCTCTTAGGACTCGTAGGTCTCTATTTTCTGAAGCCCCCCACAGAGATGGTGGAGAAGGAAATCAGAAAATCCTGGGAAAATGAAGAGACCGTGGACACCCTCCTCAACTCCAACATGATCCTCCTCCTCATATCGGGTACAGTAAGGCGTTTCGGAGGAGGCCTCTCTGCCGGATTCATGACTATCTGGCTTGCTGAATCCCAAGGATGGAACATCAGCCAGATCGGATTGATGCTAGCAGTCGGCTCCCTCGTCGGCCTTGTCGCAAGCCCCCTCGGGGGGGAGCTCGCCTATCGATACGGGGACAAAAAACTGTTTGGGTTCACCTTATTCGGCTCATACGCATTCTTTGCCCTCGCCTTTTTCCTCAAGGGGTACTGGCCCTTTATGCTCGCCTACATCATCCATAGATTCTTTGGCATCCTCGGCATGCCTGCCAGCATGACCCTCACATCAAAGCTCTCTCCTCCCAAGCAGAGGGGCGTTGGCTTCGCCCTCTCATCCATACCTGAGAATGTAATGAGACCCGTAGCCGCGATACTCGCCGCGGTCATCGCTGACACCTACGGACTCTACCCCATATTCATCACAACCTCAGCGATATACTTCATAGGGCTTGGGATATTCCATTTCGGGGTGCGAATTGAAGAATAG